One window of the Corticium candelabrum chromosome 7, ooCorCand1.1, whole genome shotgun sequence genome contains the following:
- the LOC134181831 gene encoding pre-mRNA-splicing factor SPF27-like — MAGEVSLDALPYFDQGYEEPGVREEAAALVDEETRRYRPTRNYLEYLPAVPEDAFLSPVLRAEYDRMMSRLPMELLSMKRYELPPPPAGQKNDLKAWADSINNSSAQLQHQATRIMNLEVMARFGANAYRVHNEFLQRMVEQEQRQLQSLRMQIQEINWQRKSEQTKAGAEIQQLESTWFALVSKNFEIERAIAELEGQIREATLYEEMQKRQQQEEGQEQEVQVEEEKQQDLEQEQSLEQEHEQTQEEIEEQEEEEQQGSEQRVEEQEQSDVQTNSLTMSDAVE, encoded by the exons ATGGCAGGAGAAGTGTCACTCGATGCACTGCCATACTTCGACCAAGGCTACGAAGAACCTGGCGTTCGTGAAGAG GCTGCTGCTCTTGTTGACGAAGAGACTCGACGCTACAGACCGACAAGGAACTACTTGGAATATCTTCCAGCTGTGCCTGAAGATGCTTTCTTG TCTCCAGTTTTACGAGCCGAATATGATCGGATGATGTCACGTCTACCTATGGAGCTCTTAAGTATGAAAAGATATGAGCTGCCACCTCCGCCTGCTGGACAGAAGAATGACCTAAAAGCGTGGGCTGACAGCATCAACAACTCATCGGCACAGCTGCAACACCAAGCTACAAG GATAATGAACTTAGAAGTGATGGCGAGATTTGGTGCCAATGCTTATCGTGTACACAATGA GTTTTTACAAAGGATGGTAGAACAAGAGCAGAGACAGCTGCAATCACTGCG AATGCAAATTCAAGAGATCAACTGGCAGAGAAAGAGTGAGCAG ACAAAGGCTGGAGCAGAAATACAGCAACTGGAAAGCAC ttgGTTCGCCTTGGTATCTAAAAACTTTGAGATAGAACGAGCTATTGCTGAGCTGGAAGGGCAAATACGAGAGGCAACATTGTATGAAGAGATGCAAAAGCGACAGCAGCAAGAGGAAGGGCAGGAGCAAGAGGTGCAGGTGGAGGAGGAGAAGCAACAGGATCTTGAACAAGAGCAAAGCTTGGAGCAAGAACATGAGCAAACTCAAGAAGAAATTgaagaacaagaagaagaagagcagCAAGGGAGTGAACAAAGAGTGGAAGAGCAAGAACAGTCGGATgtgcagacaaacagtttgACAATGAGTGATGCAGTGGAGTAG